taaaacgaatttgcgacGACCCCAGTCTTCTTCCAGGTGAATTTTAtaacttagaaagattatctTGGCAAAGCTgcttttttcacctgttcttaagtcataaacacaggagagaaaacaatttagatcagactttttatttctcacttgcctctcaagGCTTCCGTACAGAGAGATTTAGATGAGAGGACATTTACTTCAATGTCAGATTTCTTACTTATTTCACCAATTTTACACGTCTGACATCTCAGGAGGAAAAGCAAAgctttacattgtggtatttttGAGCAGATAATAGACTTTGGATGCTACAATTTTTGTTCCGTGGTGGGAATCTTTGAGCTACATTGTCCGTAACGTTTACACATAGAATTCAGGCGCTCCaataaaatggcaaaaaaacatAACACTAGGTAGCAAATTAATATCAATTTCTGATATTTATGAAATCCATCATCTGATCTCTTTATCTCCACACAGTTGTGCCTGTGAACTTTTGTTACTCTTTCAACAGCAGCCTTCAAATAGACTAAAAGTTGTATATGTATAGTCTAAAGCACTGCCACACTGTCACACTACTAtcacctaaatgcatttattcacAGAACACTGCCAAACTggtaatatttctatatttcaatataatacgatgtattttctgtttttataaaatgtacttttacCATAATCCTTGATGGCATATTTGATGCTCGGCATAAAGACTCGCTTTGTCTGAAGAAATCTTCCTACCGCCGCCTCTAAAGCAGCGTACAAACGACAAGCTGTGGTTTTAAAAAGGGGGTTATGTGTGACAgcaagactccaggaagtcattGTGCCAGGCAAATAGAAATAGTCATGACCCCCCATAAAACCGTCTGttgactgtagcttcatatttaacagacaaatTATTCTTTTAAAGAACTTTCATTCAGAAATATTGATGAAAATGAACAAGACTGtaagaataaaatgtaaagaaTGTAAGAATAAATCTTTATAGATTGTGTTAAAAGGGTTTTGGCCGATTCATGAATAAGGGTATCTGGACCTGAGAAGCTTTACTGTGATGTTACCATGTTTTAACCCATAACCATTCATCCATTTATGTCTTGTAGGATATAATAATCATATCTGTGCCGTCTGTTGTTCAGCAgcttatagagtgctacaggaatgagtcctaaaacacggaaatgagttcgcattttagcacttctggttccctcgtctggaagtcaatgggcttttttaattgttttttagttagatgcatGAAATAAGGTCTTATTTTCTGCCATAATCCAAAAACcaaatggaacaatcccattggctttctgccgagggaaccagggcgatgcttatttcctggttggcctacaaaaaggcgtcatccctggagcactctaatTTCAAGAAAACAAATTAGGGGAGGtgcaactgtgttttttttatgaatgtcaAGGGAGGaaatttcatatattttaacaataaatagaaCAAAGTATAGCTGTGAATGACCACTTGACAACAAGCACTGATGTTCTTTCCATCCTGCTTTGGATACAGTACCATGGAACGATCCAATGAATACATGTTTAATGTCAGAGGTGTTACTcggacggacaaaccaaacaaaataTTGGACTTGTATCAGCTAGGTTGCTGGAAACACGACTCCAATGAAATGCTGATGTTGCTCAGAATTAGCCGGATGTGTAATGAAGCTACTGTTAGCtaacaaatttgcatttgttGGGGTCTTTATAAGGTGattatgtcaatgttgtgtttacagctagtttccaaaaaaacaaacagttaatGCAGATTTTAAAGCAGCTACGGgtcttgttttcatatttttgtccGGTATTGCTCACATTAATGGTTTACCCCAGGGCCCAAATGGGGCCACCAAAATACAAGCCACAGATGGCTTTTCATCTAGTCCAATCTTAACCAGTTACCAGCCTCACGGTCTCTGCCATGAACATAATTCGGGTAAtaagtaaaggataatgtacagcgagtcggtcattgttgtgaaataaacccgctagctgtacattatcccgcttattacacggctacttacttaagaaatcagtaattggacacaaaaactgtccgccagagtccaacatcagaactgctgccatagcaacggtctgttatacatagcagcggtctgttatagagaaataacagactgtagaacgccgtgatcgaccaatcagaatctagtattcaacaaagctgtgtaacgTTTTTCTGTTCACCTTCACTTAAATCTAGATGCAATTTAGGctgcttttgtcaacatttggtgttttggatacattttgaaaacaatattaccaaacaagctgtcattttatggtcaaaaacacagatacaatATTCAGTAAACTTTGTTGTGTTCACTCATATCTTTGACTCATTTAATTTGAGGTATATTTCATTGACATGAGCTGTAGTCAGTCGTGGTTAGGGATAAGGGAGGTACTTACCTTAACGTCGTCATCGTTGACATTGAAATGAGAATTTGTGTATTTGATTGTCTGACTGCACTCTTTGCAGGTTGCGATAACCTGTTAATCTAACATTTTATCTTTGGTTATTTGATGCAGATATGAAGCTTTGTATGCtcatgatgtgttttctattgCACATGTAATATGGTTTTGCTGGCATTTATGATTTGGGCTGTTTTTGTATTGAATTGGGTGTTTTTTAAGTTGTGATTGGGCTGGAAACTGTCACTCTGATGTGGCAACACTTCTCACTGGACTGTAACGTAAAGCGGTGTTCAAGTGGAGCACAAGGCAACTATACTGCAGATATTTGGGCCTAAACCATGACATTAATACCTAGTTTGGTTCCTTGGTATAATCCAGCACACACTCAGTGCTTACTGTCAGTTACCGTACCATTATAAACTTTACAAATTGTGACAatgctgatgtgttttttgtgtgcctTCTATTCTAACAAGTGTTCGGTCTCTGTGCCAGACGGCTGGATATCTTGTTGCTATTTAAGTGTAATGTCATTTCAACATTCAAAagttgtttttagaaataaaaaaaatcagccttgtaaacaaattaaaacatatttttgcttTCTTATAAATGGAAAAAGATGAATTTGATTtcttctgtggaaccagctcccagtttcagtccagGAGGCAGACACCCTCTCCACATGTAAGAGTAGGCTTAAGACTTTCAGTGTAAGCAGATCTTGTGAGAGAAACAAGCAGCCAGATCTATAGAAACAAGCCCAGAGAAGCAActtccctcccacccccccccaaaaaaagcccaaaacaagCGACCTTACCTACCTACAACAacatgagaaagagagacagacacttgatcacttcatatgctgtatatgtatgaatttattttggattgcatgcatttcagttcatttttgttttttttatgttgtccATTGTCTAAATGTCCAGAGTCTCCAGCCCTCGCCACTTTGGTCACCTTTAAATTTTTCTTGTCaattaaacttaaagaagttgaacattttatttcatttttgtattaattttttataaatatttttaagagacttttcaggaaaacaagcccaaagtTGCTTCTAATAAGCAGACTTGGCAACTCTGAAGATTTTCTTCTTTGATAATGTTTATAGTTAGGGCTGGCTCAGGCTcccttggaccagcccctagttatgctgctataggcctaaaCTGCCGGGGGAcgtcctatgacacactgagctcctctcttctcctttctaTCTCCATttgtatatattcatgtcccattcatgtATGTTAttaacttgatttattccctggAGTCTTTGTGCTTTCTTGTCTCGCAGGTATCCATGGatcggggttacacctggatcgtGGTTGCGTTTTTTGGAGCTTTGATTTAATAGAAAGCTCCAAAAAACTACTAGGTGGACTTTTGAGTTTAGATTACTTCGTTAAATAAGAAAAATCAAATTTTCCATATTGTACAGGAATTATGAGAAGTTGCTGCAATTCTTGCTTAcagatgtgtgtatttttcaAAAGGTGCCTTTACAATCCTGAGACTTTTAAATAAGCAAATAATCAGTCAAAAGCACAACAGCTtcaaaagtttattttatttaacttcctATGCAGAGGTATATTAAAACACCCTGATACAGCATGTGGGAATAAAGAGATTACATTCTAATCCAGAATAAATGACTCTCCAGGCACAATATTTTAcagagtgtaaaaaaaaaaaaaaagcagattgaACGTTGACATCAGTCTGTTGTACAAAACATTATAAGTGCTGATGTCACTATTCATTCATCATTGAGTAACACAGATATCTTTGGTTTCTTTCTTGTTCGGCAGTGGTGGATGAGGGACTCtggacttttacttaagtagaaatactcaagtattgagaataaaatatacttaaagtaccaaaggaaaagtactcattatgcagaataatatctATAATACCACTTGATAATAATTAGTGATGCTTTCatgtaaaggtggagctaatttcaaTTATTACTTTACacactgctgggtagcttaatctaGAATTAATAcctcataatttattagttgatttttttttaataatctgaacctatagtggagtaaaaagaacaatatttgcctctgagttgtagtggagtagaagtaaaaagtaccttaaaattgtacttaagtgcagtacttgtatgtatttagttacattccacctctgTCAGGATAGACAGTCTGAAGATAGCGAAGGCCAACAGCTCCATTTGGCACAgtcatgaaagtgaaacatccatgattcacatttttttcttttttctaattAAGTACAAAAATAAGTTGTAAAGACTCTGATTGTGCTCGGCAGGCCTGATCATCCTGAAAAAGTCTGTGTTTAAGCAGAACTCAGTCTTGATAGCGCACCTCTACTCGGAGTTCCTTTCTGATGAAGCCAAACAGCGCTTTGGTGACCTGCTGCTGGAGAGTGGTGTTGCCCATCACGATGGCGATGAGCTGGGCCGCATCCTTCCAGTCCAGGTCGCCCAAGACTTTCATGACGGAATTGTAGAGCATCTGTTTCTGGTTGGAAGGCAACTCCTTCAGGATCTGAGGCACAGGTCTGAACTGACCGCTGGTCAGCCAGGCGCCCAGCAGACCGCCTACTGCTCCACCTggtagagacacagagaggagaggagggggggtaaCGGGTctgttagaaagtgtttcatgtCCGCCTTTATCCTGATGAGCTCTGAGAGGAGCTACAACCTCACCTGTGCTGTTCAGAGTTAACTACGCACAGGTGAGTCCAATCAGAACACAATCAGGACTCCTATAAGTAGGAGATGAGGAGAAGAACATGCCTCTGTTTGCCCTGCATGCTACCAGCCAGACTGATCCCCTGTCGTCATCGAGTGCGTCTTCTAAAGCGAGTTGTTCTTCATCCCTTTGTGTTCACTTTATGACTGCTCTTGTGTCACTGGAATATTGTTTGTCTTCCAATATTACCTGACTTTGCTTTAATAATTAAGATGATTGATTAGATGCCTATGCAATGCCGGGTTATGTCATGCATTTCCCTTTGTTTGTGTATTAATGCAGATAAACCACTTGATgaggttaaaggggaactcaTCTGAAATAAAGTCCTTTTTGGTTGAATGTCTtggctctctctttctctccctaaTTCTGGTTACTTTAAGTCCGTTGTCTAAATGTCCAGAGTCTCCAGCCCTCGCAACTTTGGTCATCTGAACAGTCAGTTACAGGTTTAGTGTAAATTGAATGTAAGTATGTACTAGTAGGACGTAAACCTGCATCAAAATACAACAGAAAAGTCAATTGATTGAGGAATCTTACAGGATAAATCTGGTgatgtttaatatatatattttttatgagggctgtcaaagttaacacgataacgcaaatttgtttgaacgccactaaattttgcaaaacaaaataataaataacgcaacttgcgatttttaggttgtagcggctcagttttaaaactagagtgaagatattgacatcaaacctaaggaatccattggtatcaaccgtgtcatactagcttgttgggaaggaggataaataacgctccaagcttgctctaaattttggcgaggaacagctggactggccattttcaaaggggtcccttgacctctgacctcaagatatgtgaatgaaaatgggttctatgggtacccacgagtctcccctttacagacatgcccactttatgataatcacatgcagtttggggcaagtcatagtcaagtcagcacactgacatctCTAAACTAATTGTTTTGTCCGACAAAGAGTCACAAACCCAAAGCCATTATCCCATTATCACAAAGCCCTCTGTCAGCGTGGGCTACATTTGGACCCTTTGATCAGGCAGCTGTAATAATACACAGAGGTCAGAATCGGTAGTATTTATTCTTACCAACAGCAATCCCTGGAGGTCCGCCGAGCAGCCCGCCTACCAAGGCACAGCCTCCTGCCACCATCGCTCCTTTGGTGGACATCTTCACTGCCACCTTGATCTCATCGTGAGCTGATATTTCACAGCACAGACACATGACGTCTTCCATTCGTGGAGCCATCCCTGCGTTGAGACACTGACGTGACAGGAAAGAGGACAGTCAACTCTAGATCCATCTTTAAGCCTGCACGGGTTCAGGCTAGAGGAAGGCCTCATTTTTCGCTACAGCTGCAGCACTGAATTAATTTTCTGAGCCGAGTATTCGCCCAGATTAGACAGGGTTAGAATTCACATTTTGTCTGGAATGAAAATAGTTTTTGTAtaatttaaaggagcagtgtgtagtatttaggAGGagctattggcagaaatggaatctaatattcatattagggctgtcagtcgattcaaatatttaattgcgattaatcgcacattttctatctgttcaaaatgtaccttaaagggagatttgtcaagtatttaatactcttagcaACAtgggaagtggacaaatatgctgctttatgcaaatgtacatgtattcaaatccaaatatccaaacttacgctaaattttggcgaggaaaaactgtcatgggcattttcaaatgggtcctcttgacctctgacctccagatatgtgaatgtaaatgggttctatgggtacccacgagtctcccctttacagacatgcccactttatgataatcacatgcagtttgggggcaagtcatagtcaagtcagcacactgacacactgacagctgttgttgcctgttgggctgcagtttgtcatgttatgatttgagcatattttttatgctaaatgcagtacctgtgagggtttatgggtaatatttgtcatgttttgcGTTGGACTTCTAACCACTggcacactttacacttactttacactatacatcccatataccactttatagactgcacatattacatttatttattatacatactacatttattttattttattagcgGACTATACACACTATATTGACCCACTCACTCTGTATCTtctatatctctatttattattttttatatatatttct
Above is a genomic segment from Sebastes umbrosus isolate fSebUmb1 chromosome 2, fSebUmb1.pri, whole genome shotgun sequence containing:
- the LOC119477135 gene encoding protein C19orf12 homolog isoform X2, coding for MAPRMEDVMCLCCEISAHDEIKVAVKMSTKGAMVAGGCALVGGLLGGPPGIAVGGAVGGLLGAWLTSGQFRPVPQILKELPSNQKQMLYNSVMKVLGDLDWKDAAQLIAIVMGNTTLQQQVTKALFGFIRKELRVEVRYQD
- the LOC119477135 gene encoding protein C19orf12 homolog isoform X1, giving the protein MGRERRKLVCLNAGMAPRMEDVMCLCCEISAHDEIKVAVKMSTKGAMVAGGCALVGGLLGGPPGIAVGGAVGGLLGAWLTSGQFRPVPQILKELPSNQKQMLYNSVMKVLGDLDWKDAAQLIAIVMGNTTLQQQVTKALFGFIRKELRVEVRYQD